From Oncorhynchus masou masou isolate Uvic2021 chromosome 7, UVic_Omas_1.1, whole genome shotgun sequence, one genomic window encodes:
- the LOC135543025 gene encoding testis-specific gene 10 protein-like, with translation MSQDSESADTEPIELETQLNPTVEQNQEQDLQALLDQLHQERDSLNRLVQKLSLTEREQVLFTEPGGRGKRGSRLDSFLRSVEEERDYYRQEADSLRRMLRGRCSCSPCRGHLQSRSPTRQSPVKGGSYDSELIRVLRERDEMQNMLDKYERHLSEIQANVKVLTADRDKTSMHYQQAQQEVASLRREVLKSKSSRTAKSSVTVSAQSILKRVEAERDEAKVDLHRMSTERDSLRERLKISQETAISERAHLEQRVEDLQTAILTLEHERGDQKSRLALMRESMMGLEEEVHTLGRKLTAAEDEHSRTRNECVMLRLSNSETQNALSDSQRRLTSRIGELQNSQERNKLLDEKNDSLLRQMSGLREEVSSLQSTITDLDQRRDSLQEQMENKTDLLNSAHNQLDDKVKTIRNLRLSIEDLETSAESVREELAGRERELEALRRRLGDAEEELGALAKVKDSTLRENAQLQEELDMSRLNNQALELNSEDSAQEVNELQRKVQDYVADISRIENLLSTKERECREHQEARWRASAQAESWEGQVRQAEGSISELRLELMSSDMERRRLKEKVESLEASLQEALSAERSCSSQVSQLNRSLLHTEEQLRQAQGEHTATQTDLEKTRELCVKLDSSKEAVHCELELLRKQLSSERLSMKSLESMLVSTREKELHRQLSSQERHTEIQLLRDKLTAADSKASSQRREVATLSTRSAQLEADLDMTKRQLSTERFERERAVQELRRQGLSSSSSGLHPSSPHLRRSLSPSRPLWSTADHLARERSPERSLGFKDLYD, from the exons ATGTCTCAGGATAGCGAGTCAGCAGACACTGAACCAATAGAACTTGAGACCCAGCTGAACCCCACAGTAGAGCAGAATCAGGAGCAGGACCTGCAGGCCTTACTGGACCAGTTGCACCAGGAGAGAGACAGTCTTAACAGACTGGTGCAGAAGCTCAGCCTCACAG agagagagcaggtccTGTTCACAGAGCCAGGCGGCAGGGGGAAACGTGGCTCTCGTCTGGACAGCTTCTTGCGGagcgtggaggaggagagggactacTACAGACAGGAAGCAGACAGCCTGAGGAGGATGCTGAGGGGCAGGTGCTCCTGTAGCCCCTGTCGGGGGCACCTCCAGAGCCGCAGCCCCACCCGCCAGTCCCCTGTCAAG GGGGGCAGCTATGATTCTGAGCTGATCAGGGTCTTGAGAGAGCGGGACGAGATGCAGAACATGCTGGATAAGTATGAGCGCCACCTGTCAGAGATCCAGGCCAACGTGAAAGTTCTGACTGCCGACAGAGACAAGACCAGCATGCACTACCAGCAG GCCCAGCAGGAGGTAGCGTCGCTGCGTCGCGAGGTATTGAAATCCAAGTCGTCGCGCACAGCTAAGAGCAGTGTCACTGTGTCGGCTCAGAGCATCCTGAAACGCGTGGAGGCGGAGAGAGACGAGGCCAAGGTCGACCTCCACCGTATGAGCACAGAGAGGGACAGTCTGAGGGAGAGACTCAAG ATCTCTCAGGAGACAGCCATCAGTGAGAGGGCTCATCTGGAGCAGAGGGTGGAGGACCTGCAGACAGCCATTCTCACT CTGGAGCATGAGCGGGGGGACCAGAAGAGCCGTCTTGCCCTGATGAGGGAGTCGATGATGGGGCTGGAGGAGGAGGTCCACACCCTGGGCAGGAAGCTGACCGCTGCTGAGGACGAACACAGCAGGACCAGGAACGAGTGTGTCATGCTGAG ACTGTCCAACAGTGAGACACAGAATGCCCTGAGTGACAGCCAGCGCAGACTGACCTCGCGCATCGGAGAACTACAGAACTCCCAGGAGAGGAACAAACTGCTGGATGAGAAGAACG ACTCTCTACTGAGGCAGATGTCTGGTCTAAGAGAGGAGGTGAGCAGTCTACAGTCCACCATCACTGACCTGGACCAGAGGAGAGACTCCCTGCAGGAGCAGATGGAGAACAAGACTGACCTCCTTAACTCAGCCCACAACCAGCTGGACGACAAAGTAA AAACCATCAGGAATCTCAGGTTGTCCATTGAGGATCTGGAGACATCAGCAGA GAGCGTTCGTGAGGAGCTGGCAGGGCGGGAGAGGGAGCTGGAGGCTttgaggaggaggctgggggatGCGGAGGAGGAGCTGGGGGCTTTGGCCAAGGTGAAGGATTCCACCCTGAGGGAGAATGCTCAACTCCAAGAGGAACTGGACATGAGCCGcctcaacaaccag GCCCTGGAGCTGAATTCTGAGGACTCTGCCCAGGAGGTGAATGAGCTGCAGAGGAAGGTACAGGACTATGTGGCTGACATCTCCCGCATCGAGAACCTGCTGTCCACCAAG gaGCGGGAGTGCAGGGAGCACCAGGAGGCTCGGTGGCGTGCGTCGGCCCAGGCCGAGAGCTGGGAGGGGCAGGTGCGGCAGGCGGAGGGGAGCATCAGCGAGCTGAGGCTGGAGCtgatgtcctcagacatggaGAGACGCAGACTCAAGGAGAAGGTGGAGTCTCTGGAGGCCAGTCTGCAGGAG GCATTGTCTGCAGAGCGGAGCTGCAGCAGCCAGGTGTCTCAGCTCAACAGGAGTCTGCTGCACACTGAGGAGCAGTTGAGACAGGCCCAGGGGGAACACACCGCCACTCAGACTGACCTGGAGAAGACCAGGGAGCTCTGTGTCAAACTGGACTCCAGCAAGGAGGCT GTGCACTGTGAGCTGGAGCTGCTCAGGAAGCAGCTGTCCAGTGAGCGTCTGAGCATGAAGAGCCTGGAATCCATGCTGGTGTCCACCAGGGAGAAGGAGCTACACCGACAGCTCAGCTCCCAGGAGAGACACACCGAGATCCAGCTGCTCAGGGACAAACTCACCGCGGCCGACAGCAAGGC gagCTCTCAGCGTAGAGAGGTGGCTACATTGAGTACTCGTTCGGCACAGCTAGAGGCTGACCTGGACATGACCAAAAGACAGCTATCTACTGAGCGGTTTGAGAG ggAGAGGGCAGTGCAGGAGCTGCGTCGTCAGGGTCTGTCGTCATCGTCCTCTGGCCtgcatccctcctcccctcacctgcgTCGCTCCCTCAGCCCCAGCAGGCCCCTGTGGTCCACCGCAGACCACCTGGCCAGAGAGAGATCCCCAGAGAG gaGCCTGGGGTTCAAGGACCTCTACGACTGA
- the LOC135543372 gene encoding CRACD-like protein isoform X1 codes for MNSNAGEVEDSGEELTGRKKSRFKLLKSRLFGRLKRKETEGLMKQSQSASDVTADVIAPRDDDSEDDCLGGPNTLGSRALSHDSIFLADQSQSSSEPTRVLSQENVHSRIRELQLKLQRQNMCLGPPPLLIPGKRMEDSGATSEDDGLPQSPPEILFHDRTAQGPSYKFPDTHRHHSSLSLAGTGSEEEEQCLSQPSSRPLSPNPASPCDPEPSPAVDFTSPAQYTPSLDSSAARHRMSVKPRNQRASAKGRKGPLRASRLGSESLSDLDPDQPLSEREEEQDGTENKDREEEGEREQPFSSSPKDSEEKPWQSVPPGGQKEVLQRQESSETEGRVTTNPLYLQAMTSPLPEPMTKTSILETPSLSTPPSAAVEEPQKPPEPIRVKRPRTLIQDNSDQGSRPGSTSEKTLSRPLSPVYGSDNVTSITNQLPSKEKPEENMTPATSNKGDRLSRNTQGVSLADTSSSTHHSALPTPASRVIRQTQRPAFERESVRETTAVPLSGFNEETSKLDLVQRTTGPPSGHEDTLPRANSFSTSSLRQRSKSATGRAQTGTRNEEMNTEGKGGEGRVAKNPLQESVRRQDVKPEQVTFKGLKENQPQPSPQERKVQTEVEVVEETGLKGGEKRDGQSEGNEEQEQERRSAFGVKLRTTSQSLKYRLERDQEFRVGCHIVSTTAEPVKDEIGTSSKIRGDLANKATRKGPSQVSDCPPSYTLDRNRLNENQDDDDTDLVVDAFSDPDKGPSSRPALGLPRWAETPGSNVSAGSEPVWMSMAREKTRSLQQHLSPETVPGTRGTTTPQYTPSPLPAPTPAPQPRLQPTAQPSTQPPSQSQPSTKTASQKQTSPPVIQSPSQPIPSGRPILQERHLTAKLKTLPSDQPNTQTASQPTPQGTVQQLTQPSSQPHMPTRPTLRGVSERSSTSLKRAGKMPVEKWTERALPTGTMEESSNGQIEIHIANPEIPSSSSSSSSSLSHRGQPTWMELAKRKSLAWSDKIMD; via the exons ATGAATAGCAACGCTGGGGAAGTGGAGGACTCAGGAGAAGAGCTTACAG GGAGGAAGAAGTCTCGGTTCAAGCTGCTGAAGAGTCGTCTGTTTGGGCGTCTGAAGAGGAAGGAGACTGAAGGACTGATGAAGCAGAGCCAGTCCGCCAGTGATGTCACTGCTGATGTCATAGCTCCGAGGGACGACGACTCAGAGGATGACTGTTT GGGCGGTCCAAATACACTGGGGTCCAGAGCTCTGTCACATGACAGCATCTTCCTGGCTGACCAATCACAGAGCTCCTCTGAGCCAACGAGGGTTCTGTCTCAGGAGAACGTACACAGCAGGATACGAGAACTGCAG CTGAAACTGCAGCGGCAGAACATGTGTCTGGGCCCTCCCCCCTTGCTGATCCCTGGAAAGAGAATGGAAGATTCTGGAGCCACCTCTGAGGATGATGGTTTGCCCCAGAGCCCTCCAGAGATCTTGTTCCATGACCGAACAGCACAGGGGCCTTCCTACAAG TTCCCTGACACTCACAGGCACCATAGCTCTCTGAGTTTAGCAGGGacaggaagtgaggaggaggagcag TGCCTCTCCCAGCcctcctcccgtcctctctccccgAATCCTGCTTCCCCCTGTGATCCAGAGCCCTCCCCTGCAGTGGACTTCACCAGCCCAGCCCAGTACACTCCTAGCCTGGACAGCTCTGCCGCCCGTCACCGTATGTCTGTTAAACCCAGGAACCAGAGGGCCAGCGCCAAGGGAAGGAAAGGTCCCCTG AGAGCAAGCAGACTTGGCTCAGAGAGCCTGAGTGACCTGGACCCAGACCAGCCCCTgtctgagagggaggaagagcaggATGGAACGGAGAacaaggacagagaggaagagggggagagggagcaacCGTTCTCTTCATCTCCAAAAGACTCTGAGGAGAAGCCCTGGCAGTCAGTACCCCCTGGTGGTCAGAAAGAGGTATTACAGAGACAAGAGTCCTCCGAGACAGAGGGACGCGTCACCACcaaccctctctacctccaggcTATGACCTCTCCTCTACCAGAACCCATGACCAAGACCTCCATCCTGGAGACCCCGAGCCTGTCCACTCCCCCTTCAGCAGCAGTGGAGGAGCCACAGAAGCCCCCGGAACCTATCCGGGTCAAACGCCCAAGAACTCTCATCCAGGATAATTCAGACCAGGGAAGTCGGCCTGGGTCTACATCTGAAAAGACCCTCTCCAGGCCTCTCAGTCCTGTCTATGGATCAGATAATGTCACTTCCATCACAAATCAACTGCCCTCAAAAGAGAAGCCAGAGGAGAATATGACCCCAGCCACGTCTAACAAGGGAGACAGGTTGAGCAGAAACACACAGGGTGTGAGCCTAGCAGACACCAGCAGCTCTACACACCACTCTGCTCTACCTACCCCTGCCTCTCGCGTTATAAGACAAACACAGAGACCTGCTTTTGAGAGAGAgtctgtcagagagactacagcAGTCCCACTGTCGGGCTTTAATGAAGAAACCTCCAAATTGGACCTGGTGCAGAGGACGACAGGGCCACCTAGTGGCCATGAAGACACACTGCCTAGAGCAAACagtttctccacctcctccttgaGACAGCGTTCCAAGAGCGCCACTGGCAGAGCACAAACAGGGACAAGAAACGAGGAGATGAATACAGAAggaaaaggaggggaggggagggtggccAAGAACCCTCTTCAGGAGTCTGTCAGAAGGCAAGACGTAAAACCAGAGCAGGTCACATTTAAAGGTCTGAAGGAAAACCAACCACAACCCTCACCTCAGGAGAGAAAAGTACAAACAGAGGTAGAAGTCGTGGAGGAGACAggactgaagggaggagagaaaagggatgGGCAGAGTGAGGGAAatgaggagcaggagcaggagaggaggagtgctTTTGGAGTGAAGCTGCGCACCACTTCTCAGTCTCTGAAGTATCGCTTGGAAAGGGACCAAGAATTCAGGGTTGGGTGTCATATTGTCTCAACAACTGCAGAACCAGTCAAAGACGAAATTGGCACAAGTTCAAAGATCAGGGGTGACTTGGCAAATAAGGCTACGAGGAAGGGCCCGTCACAAGTGTCTGACTGCCCCCCCTCATACACCCTTGACAGAAACAGACTCAACGAGAACCAAG AtgatgatgatactgacctgGTTGTAGATGCCTTTTCAGACCCAG ACAAAGGCCCATCCTCCAGACCTGCTCTGGGGCTCCCAAGATGGGCTGAGACCCCTGGGTCTAATGTGTCAGCTGGATCGGAGCCTGTCTGGATGTCCATGGCCCGGGAAAAGACCAGGAGTCTCCAACAGCATCTCAGTCCAGAGACAGTGCCTGGGACAAGGGGGACAACAACGCCCCAGTACACCCCATCACCACTgccagctccaaccccagccccacAGCCAAGATTACAACCAACAGCTCAGCCATCAACACAACCTCCATCACAATCACAGCCAAGCACAAAAACAGCCTCGCAAAAACAAACATCACCCCCAGTGATACAATCACCATCTCAACCAATACCAAGCGGAAGACCAATTCTACAGGAAAGGCATCTGACAGCTAAACTCAAAACATTGCCTTCAGATCAGCCTAACACACAAACAGCATCACAACCGACACCACAAGGAACAGTGCAACAGCTGACACAACCGTCCTCCCAACCTCACATGCCAACCAGACCAACTCTACGAGGAGTGTCTGAGAGATCCTCCACGTCTCTGAAGAGAGCTGGGAAGATGCCTGTGGAGAAATGGACAGAAAGAGCGCTCCCGACTGGGACTATG GAGGAATCTAGCAATGGTCAAATTGAGATTCACATCGCAAATCCTGAGATACcttcttcttcatcatcatcatcctcctcattgTCACACCGGGGTCAGCCAACCTGGATGGAACTTGCCAAGAGGAAATCTCTGGCCTGGAGTGACAAGATTATGGACTAA
- the LOC135543372 gene encoding CRACD-like protein isoform X2, which produces MNSNAGEVEDSGEELTGRKKSRFKLLKSRLFGRLKRKETEGLMKQSQSASDVTADVIAPRDDDSEDDCLGGPNTLGSRALSHDSIFLADQSQSSSEPTRVLSQENVHSRIRELQLKLQRQNMCLGPPPLLIPGKRMEDSGATSEDDGLPQSPPEILFHDRTAQGPSYKCLSQPSSRPLSPNPASPCDPEPSPAVDFTSPAQYTPSLDSSAARHRMSVKPRNQRASAKGRKGPLRASRLGSESLSDLDPDQPLSEREEEQDGTENKDREEEGEREQPFSSSPKDSEEKPWQSVPPGGQKEVLQRQESSETEGRVTTNPLYLQAMTSPLPEPMTKTSILETPSLSTPPSAAVEEPQKPPEPIRVKRPRTLIQDNSDQGSRPGSTSEKTLSRPLSPVYGSDNVTSITNQLPSKEKPEENMTPATSNKGDRLSRNTQGVSLADTSSSTHHSALPTPASRVIRQTQRPAFERESVRETTAVPLSGFNEETSKLDLVQRTTGPPSGHEDTLPRANSFSTSSLRQRSKSATGRAQTGTRNEEMNTEGKGGEGRVAKNPLQESVRRQDVKPEQVTFKGLKENQPQPSPQERKVQTEVEVVEETGLKGGEKRDGQSEGNEEQEQERRSAFGVKLRTTSQSLKYRLERDQEFRVGCHIVSTTAEPVKDEIGTSSKIRGDLANKATRKGPSQVSDCPPSYTLDRNRLNENQDDDDTDLVVDAFSDPDKGPSSRPALGLPRWAETPGSNVSAGSEPVWMSMAREKTRSLQQHLSPETVPGTRGTTTPQYTPSPLPAPTPAPQPRLQPTAQPSTQPPSQSQPSTKTASQKQTSPPVIQSPSQPIPSGRPILQERHLTAKLKTLPSDQPNTQTASQPTPQGTVQQLTQPSSQPHMPTRPTLRGVSERSSTSLKRAGKMPVEKWTERALPTGTMEESSNGQIEIHIANPEIPSSSSSSSSSLSHRGQPTWMELAKRKSLAWSDKIMD; this is translated from the exons ATGAATAGCAACGCTGGGGAAGTGGAGGACTCAGGAGAAGAGCTTACAG GGAGGAAGAAGTCTCGGTTCAAGCTGCTGAAGAGTCGTCTGTTTGGGCGTCTGAAGAGGAAGGAGACTGAAGGACTGATGAAGCAGAGCCAGTCCGCCAGTGATGTCACTGCTGATGTCATAGCTCCGAGGGACGACGACTCAGAGGATGACTGTTT GGGCGGTCCAAATACACTGGGGTCCAGAGCTCTGTCACATGACAGCATCTTCCTGGCTGACCAATCACAGAGCTCCTCTGAGCCAACGAGGGTTCTGTCTCAGGAGAACGTACACAGCAGGATACGAGAACTGCAG CTGAAACTGCAGCGGCAGAACATGTGTCTGGGCCCTCCCCCCTTGCTGATCCCTGGAAAGAGAATGGAAGATTCTGGAGCCACCTCTGAGGATGATGGTTTGCCCCAGAGCCCTCCAGAGATCTTGTTCCATGACCGAACAGCACAGGGGCCTTCCTACAAG TGCCTCTCCCAGCcctcctcccgtcctctctccccgAATCCTGCTTCCCCCTGTGATCCAGAGCCCTCCCCTGCAGTGGACTTCACCAGCCCAGCCCAGTACACTCCTAGCCTGGACAGCTCTGCCGCCCGTCACCGTATGTCTGTTAAACCCAGGAACCAGAGGGCCAGCGCCAAGGGAAGGAAAGGTCCCCTG AGAGCAAGCAGACTTGGCTCAGAGAGCCTGAGTGACCTGGACCCAGACCAGCCCCTgtctgagagggaggaagagcaggATGGAACGGAGAacaaggacagagaggaagagggggagagggagcaacCGTTCTCTTCATCTCCAAAAGACTCTGAGGAGAAGCCCTGGCAGTCAGTACCCCCTGGTGGTCAGAAAGAGGTATTACAGAGACAAGAGTCCTCCGAGACAGAGGGACGCGTCACCACcaaccctctctacctccaggcTATGACCTCTCCTCTACCAGAACCCATGACCAAGACCTCCATCCTGGAGACCCCGAGCCTGTCCACTCCCCCTTCAGCAGCAGTGGAGGAGCCACAGAAGCCCCCGGAACCTATCCGGGTCAAACGCCCAAGAACTCTCATCCAGGATAATTCAGACCAGGGAAGTCGGCCTGGGTCTACATCTGAAAAGACCCTCTCCAGGCCTCTCAGTCCTGTCTATGGATCAGATAATGTCACTTCCATCACAAATCAACTGCCCTCAAAAGAGAAGCCAGAGGAGAATATGACCCCAGCCACGTCTAACAAGGGAGACAGGTTGAGCAGAAACACACAGGGTGTGAGCCTAGCAGACACCAGCAGCTCTACACACCACTCTGCTCTACCTACCCCTGCCTCTCGCGTTATAAGACAAACACAGAGACCTGCTTTTGAGAGAGAgtctgtcagagagactacagcAGTCCCACTGTCGGGCTTTAATGAAGAAACCTCCAAATTGGACCTGGTGCAGAGGACGACAGGGCCACCTAGTGGCCATGAAGACACACTGCCTAGAGCAAACagtttctccacctcctccttgaGACAGCGTTCCAAGAGCGCCACTGGCAGAGCACAAACAGGGACAAGAAACGAGGAGATGAATACAGAAggaaaaggaggggaggggagggtggccAAGAACCCTCTTCAGGAGTCTGTCAGAAGGCAAGACGTAAAACCAGAGCAGGTCACATTTAAAGGTCTGAAGGAAAACCAACCACAACCCTCACCTCAGGAGAGAAAAGTACAAACAGAGGTAGAAGTCGTGGAGGAGACAggactgaagggaggagagaaaagggatgGGCAGAGTGAGGGAAatgaggagcaggagcaggagaggaggagtgctTTTGGAGTGAAGCTGCGCACCACTTCTCAGTCTCTGAAGTATCGCTTGGAAAGGGACCAAGAATTCAGGGTTGGGTGTCATATTGTCTCAACAACTGCAGAACCAGTCAAAGACGAAATTGGCACAAGTTCAAAGATCAGGGGTGACTTGGCAAATAAGGCTACGAGGAAGGGCCCGTCACAAGTGTCTGACTGCCCCCCCTCATACACCCTTGACAGAAACAGACTCAACGAGAACCAAG AtgatgatgatactgacctgGTTGTAGATGCCTTTTCAGACCCAG ACAAAGGCCCATCCTCCAGACCTGCTCTGGGGCTCCCAAGATGGGCTGAGACCCCTGGGTCTAATGTGTCAGCTGGATCGGAGCCTGTCTGGATGTCCATGGCCCGGGAAAAGACCAGGAGTCTCCAACAGCATCTCAGTCCAGAGACAGTGCCTGGGACAAGGGGGACAACAACGCCCCAGTACACCCCATCACCACTgccagctccaaccccagccccacAGCCAAGATTACAACCAACAGCTCAGCCATCAACACAACCTCCATCACAATCACAGCCAAGCACAAAAACAGCCTCGCAAAAACAAACATCACCCCCAGTGATACAATCACCATCTCAACCAATACCAAGCGGAAGACCAATTCTACAGGAAAGGCATCTGACAGCTAAACTCAAAACATTGCCTTCAGATCAGCCTAACACACAAACAGCATCACAACCGACACCACAAGGAACAGTGCAACAGCTGACACAACCGTCCTCCCAACCTCACATGCCAACCAGACCAACTCTACGAGGAGTGTCTGAGAGATCCTCCACGTCTCTGAAGAGAGCTGGGAAGATGCCTGTGGAGAAATGGACAGAAAGAGCGCTCCCGACTGGGACTATG GAGGAATCTAGCAATGGTCAAATTGAGATTCACATCGCAAATCCTGAGATACcttcttcttcatcatcatcatcctcctcattgTCACACCGGGGTCAGCCAACCTGGATGGAACTTGCCAAGAGGAAATCTCTGGCCTGGAGTGACAAGATTATGGACTAA
- the LOC135543373 gene encoding protein unc-50 homolog codes for MLPTTSPQNGSLSARDAARHTAGAKRYKYLRRLLHFKAMDFEFAVWQMLYLFTSPQRVYRNFHYRKQTKDQWARDDPAFLVLLSIWLCVSTVGFGLVLDMGFVETLKLLLWVVFIDCIGVGLLISTLMWFITNKYLLKPPSKDYDVEWGYAFDVHLNAFYPLLVILHFLQLFFINHIVVINSDWFLGYFVGNSLWLTAISYYLYITFLGYNALPQLQNTVVLLYPFALLVLLYILSLSLGWNFTKGLCWFYKYRVQ; via the exons ATGTTACCGACCACCTCGCCGCAGAACGGAAGCCTGAGTGCCCGCGATGCGGCACGCCACACAGCGGGCGCCAAGCGCTACAAATACCTGAGGAGGCTGCTGCACTTCAAAGCCATGGACTTTGAGTTTGCCGTGTGGCAGATGCTCTACCTGTTCACCTCTCCACAGAGAGTCTATCGTAACTTCCACTACAGGAAGCAGACCAAGGACCAGTGGGCCAGAGACGACCCTGCCTTCCTGGTGTTACTCAGCATCTGGCTCTGTG TGTCCACAGTGGGCTTTGGGCTGGTGCTGGACATGGGCTTTGTGGAGACTCTGAAGCTACTGCTGTGGGTGGTGTTCATAGACTGCATCGGCGTGGGCCTGCTCATCTCCACACTCATGTG GTTCATCACCAATAAGTACCTGCTGAAGCCGCCCAGTAAAGACTATGATGTAGAGTGGGGCTACGCCTTCGATGTGCATCTCAATGCCTTCTACCCCCTGCTTGTCATCCTGCACTTCCTACAGCTCTTCTTTATAAACC ATATCGTAGTGATAAACTCAGACTGGTTCCTGGGGTACTTTGTAGGGAACAGTCTGTGGCTGACAGCCATCAGCTACTATCTATACATTACATTCCTGGGATACAACG CCTTGCCCCAACTGCAGAACACAGTGGTTCTTCTCTACCCCTTCGCCCTGCTAGttctcctctacatcctctctctctccctgggatgGAACTTCACCAAGGGCCTCTGCTGGTTCTACAAGTACCGCGTCCAGTAG